A single window of Zea mays cultivar B73 chromosome 10, Zm-B73-REFERENCE-NAM-5.0, whole genome shotgun sequence DNA harbors:
- the LOC103640868 gene encoding CBL-interacting protein kinase 14: MEKKDMKTRGKTLMERYEMEKLLGKGTFGKVHYARDLESSQGVAIKIMDKDRVLKVRLSEQVKREITTMRLVEHKNIVCLHEVMATWNKIYIIMEYAKGGELWDKVKRSGRLTEADAHRYFQQLISALDHCHSRGVYHRDLKPENLLLDENGDLKVSDFGLSAFSESRRTDGLLHTVCGTSMYIAPEVIRKTGYDGAKSDIWSCGVVLFILAAGYLPFQGPNLMEIYRKIHDSDFKCPNWFSHKLKRLLYKILNPNPSMRPSIQEIKESTWFRKGPREISAVNKKVLSENATTTNAARVLPSRRKEIAHEDMKSLVATNLNAFEIIALSAGLDLSGLFIKECRKETRFTSDKPVLAIIAKLEDAAKALNLRIRKTDNNTVSIQGRKEGRNGVLQFDTQIFEITPSCHLVQMKQTSGDLLEYEKLLEEGIRPRLKDVVWAWHGDDLQQKQE, encoded by the coding sequence ATGGAGAAAAAAGATATGAAGACTAGAGGGAAGACTTTGATGGAGCGGTACGAGATGGAGAAGCTGCTAGGGAAAGGCACGTTTGGGAAGGTGCACTATGCAAGGGACCTCGAGTCCAGCCAGGGTGTTGCTATCAAGATCATGGACAAGGACAGAGTGCTCAAGGTCAGGCTCTCGGAGCAGGTAAAGCGTGAGATCACGACAATGCGGCTGGTGGAACACAAAaacatcgtttgtcttcatgaggTCATGGCGACGTGGAACAAGATCTACATCATCATGGAGTATGCTAAAGGGGGTGAGCTCTGGGACAAGGTTAAGAGGAGCGGCAGGCTCACGGAGGCTGACGCACACAGATACTTCCAGCAACTCATTAGCGCACTGGATCACTGCCACAGCCGAGGCGTGTACCACCGGGACTTGAAGCCTGAGAACCTACTATTGGATGAGAATGGGGACCTCAAGGTGTCTGACTTTGGACTGAGTGCATTTTCAGAGTCGAGGAGGACAGATGGGCTGCTCCATACTGTCTGTGGGACATCGATGTATATAGCTCCGGAGGTGATCAGGAAGACAGGCTACGATGGTGCAAAATCAGACATCTGGTCTTGTGGTGTCGTCCTGTTTATTCTTGCTGCTGGCTACCTCCCTTTCCAGGGCCCAAACTTGATGGAGATTTATCGGAAGATACATGATAGTGATTTCAAGTGCCCCAATTGGTTTTCACACAAACTCAAGAGGCTGCTATACAAGATCCTAAACCCCAACCCCAGCATGAGACCTTCAATTCAGGAGATAAAAGAGTCTACCTGGTTCCGAAAAGGTCCTAGGGAGATCAGTGCAGTGAACAAGAAAGTTCTTAGCGAGAATGCCACCACCACAAATGCTGCCCGAGTGCTTCCTTCTAGGCGCAAGGAGATTGCTCACGAAGATATGAAGTCCTTGGTTGCCACAAACCTCAATGCCTTTGAAATCATCGCGTTATCAGCAGGGTTGGACCTGTCTGGTCTGTTTATCAaggagtgcaggaaggagacaagGTTCACTTCAGATAAGCCTGTGTTGGCCATCATTGCAAAGCTTGAAGACGCCGCAAAAGCACTGAATCTTAGGATAAGGAAGACGGACAACAACActgtcagcattcaagggaggaaAGAGGGGCGCAATGGTGTCCTTCAGTTTGACACGCAGATCTTTGAGATCACACCATCCTGCCATCTCGTTCAGATGAAACAAACCAGTGGCGATCTACTTGAGTACGAGAAACTGTTGGAAGAAGGCATCCGACCACGGTTAAAGGACGTTGTCTGGGCCTGGCATGGAGATGATCTGCAGCAGAAGCAGGAGTAG
- the LOC103640870 gene encoding uncharacterized protein, with protein MFVQDREFLVTVTVKKIGDRWRYNACKKCTRTTVAHGDSYKCSDQVCATIGMPNQRYKLLLTAGDETGDTDFILFGRMAQRIIKKPCDMLIANNLIGFIPDPITDLLEKTYIWNVSFSDHTINTGNICFQVNTVVAEIGTTKDSIQASSSGPKKSQLVLLQGAPSGIEDTPSKASNLVMPLTPLTPQSSATSVQDKTIGIGSSAVVPGATPAITKELTTTPRKRF; from the exons ATGTTCGTGCAGGATAGGGAATTCTTGGTGACAGTCACTGTAAAAAAGATTGGTGATAGGTGGCGGTACAATGCATGCAAGAAATGCACCCGCACAACTGTGGCTCATGGGGATTCCTACAAGTGCAGCGATCAAGTTTGCGCTACCATTGGCATGCCCAACCAAAG GTACAAACTGCTTCTCACTGCAGGGGATGAGACGGGTGACACAGACTTCATCCTCTTTGGCCGGATGGCGCAACGCATCATCAAGAAGCCATGTGATATGCTCATTGCCAACAATCTGATCGGCTTTATTCCTGATCCAATCACAGATCTGCTCGAGAAGACGTATATATGGAATGTGAGTTTCTCTGACCACACAATCAATACTGGAAATATTTGTTTCCAGGTCAACACAGTCGTGGCAGAGATAGGTACTACAAAGGACTCCATCCAGGCATCTTCATCGGGGCCAAAAAAGTCACAACTTGTGCTATTGCAAGGCGCACCCAGTGGCATTGAAGACACTCCTAGCAAAGCCTCTAACTTGGTCATGCCTTTGACCCCGCTCACACCACAAAGTTCCGCAACCAGTGTGCAAGATAAG ACTATTGGTATTGGCAGCAGCGCTGTGGTTCCAGGTGCTACTCCCGCTATAACAAAGGAACTGACAACCACGCCTAGGAAGAG ATTTTAG